Proteins encoded together in one Bosea sp. (in: a-proteobacteria) window:
- a CDS encoding glycoside hydrolase family 19 protein has product MLNRTTFFAYARRAPFGGKLSSAQVSGMTAILDAWDRLRITDPRWLAYALATTLHETAGTMQPIREAHGKTDAQSIARLDAEWAKPGHGALKAVRAPYWRTGYFGRGFVQLTHEENYRKAGDMVGVDLVANPGRAMEPKIAAEILLCGMVRGIFRKSKDGWPETLDRYFGPLPGDPVGARAIINGGGDKANLIASYYKAFKDALAAGSELTPQPADVDPVAAEPDDVPVTRSGSAGAVAVSTGAAAGASLVAAIQSPWALAAFALILIAGGVGLWLAATGRLAILRGRAPV; this is encoded by the coding sequence ATGCTGAACCGCACCACCTTCTTCGCCTATGCCCGCCGCGCGCCCTTCGGCGGCAAGCTTTCGAGCGCGCAGGTTTCCGGCATGACGGCGATCCTCGACGCCTGGGACCGGCTGCGCATCACCGATCCGCGCTGGCTCGCCTATGCGCTGGCGACGACGCTGCATGAGACGGCCGGGACCATGCAGCCGATCCGGGAGGCGCATGGGAAAACCGATGCGCAGTCTATCGCCCGGCTCGACGCCGAATGGGCCAAGCCGGGGCATGGCGCGCTCAAGGCGGTCAGAGCGCCGTACTGGCGGACGGGCTATTTCGGGCGCGGCTTCGTCCAGCTCACGCATGAGGAGAACTACCGCAAGGCCGGCGACATGGTCGGCGTCGACCTCGTCGCCAACCCCGGCCGTGCGATGGAACCGAAGATCGCGGCCGAGATCCTGCTGTGCGGCATGGTCCGCGGCATCTTCCGCAAGTCGAAGGATGGCTGGCCGGAAACGCTCGATCGCTATTTCGGCCCCCTGCCCGGCGATCCGGTCGGAGCGCGCGCCATCATCAATGGCGGGGGCGACAAGGCAAACCTGATCGCTTCCTACTACAAGGCGTTCAAGGATGCGCTCGCCGCCGGCAGCGAGCTGACGCCGCAGCCGGCCGATGTCGATCCGGTGGCGGCGGAGCCCGACGACGTGCCGGTGACGCGCTCGGGCTCCGCCGGCGCGGTCGCGGTCTCGACCGGCGCGGCGGCCGGCGCCTCGCTCGTCGCCGCGATCCAGAGCCCCTGGGCGCTCGCCGCCTTCGCCCTGATCCTGATCGCCGGTGGCGTCGGTCTCTGGCTCGCCGCGACCGGGCGGCTCGCGATCCTGCGCGGGAGGGCGCCGGTATGA
- a CDS encoding portal protein → MSLALIKTRSERAWAKRAPWSTLYNDVFDYVIPYRKPTSQNVGTPAARVERIYDNTAVVSAFAGAGRLQNDLFPPGERFFVYALGPVAKRALKKRRIDETEAKRELEAVSDDIHSFFLSGEFDNACIEMCTDLFAGQGFLMPIKGTVDHPVRFVCIPMDEVALEPGPYGDIAGIHWKTRMTRAAIRDAFPRGVFPDAFREALKSNSGAGDEVEIYQSWIFDYAKGRWSFTVWVEGSERDGQPVATASHRAPPMATPRYHRVPGETYGRGPAMLALPTVKTLNKAVELMLKAAAIQMLGIWAYRPGGAFNPSTARIAPGAWWPMSSTGGVLGPDVTRMDTANARMDVAQLVTQELRMQLQSALNDDKLPDKGATPVSATEIMARMKRVSQNYLGAFGRLVSETVPPLVRRVAEILDGFGLLERRLITVDMLLVKIDVQSPMAAMMKAQGLSQIVQFLELVAALKGDPRAIELLVKLDDLLREFASRMGVPAEFLMTKEEQQALEARLAEAAAAMAAAQAQAQAGPPQPQPVPL, encoded by the coding sequence ATGAGCCTCGCCCTGATCAAGACCCGGTCGGAACGCGCCTGGGCGAAGCGGGCGCCCTGGAGCACGCTCTACAACGACGTGTTCGACTACGTGATCCCGTACCGCAAGCCGACCTCGCAGAATGTCGGCACGCCCGCGGCGCGGGTCGAGCGGATCTACGACAACACTGCCGTGGTCTCGGCCTTCGCCGGTGCCGGCCGCCTTCAGAACGACCTGTTTCCGCCCGGCGAGCGCTTCTTCGTCTACGCGCTGGGACCCGTCGCCAAGCGCGCCCTGAAAAAGCGGCGCATCGACGAAACTGAGGCCAAGCGCGAGCTCGAAGCCGTCAGCGACGACATCCATTCGTTCTTCCTGTCGGGCGAGTTCGACAACGCCTGCATCGAGATGTGTACCGATCTCTTTGCCGGGCAGGGCTTCCTGATGCCGATCAAGGGCACGGTCGATCATCCCGTTCGCTTCGTCTGCATCCCGATGGATGAGGTCGCGCTCGAGCCGGGGCCTTACGGCGACATCGCCGGCATCCACTGGAAAACCCGGATGACGCGCGCGGCGATCCGCGACGCCTTCCCGCGCGGGGTCTTCCCGGATGCCTTCAGGGAAGCGCTCAAGTCCAACAGCGGCGCCGGCGACGAGGTCGAGATCTACCAGAGCTGGATATTCGACTACGCCAAGGGCCGCTGGTCCTTCACTGTGTGGGTCGAGGGCAGCGAAAGGGACGGCCAGCCGGTCGCGACCGCCAGCCACCGCGCACCGCCGATGGCGACGCCGCGCTATCACCGCGTGCCCGGCGAAACCTACGGCCGCGGCCCCGCCATGCTGGCACTGCCGACGGTGAAGACGCTCAACAAAGCCGTCGAGCTGATGTTGAAGGCGGCCGCGATCCAGATGCTCGGCATCTGGGCCTATCGCCCGGGCGGCGCCTTCAACCCGTCGACGGCCCGGATCGCGCCCGGCGCCTGGTGGCCGATGTCCTCGACCGGCGGCGTGCTCGGCCCGGACGTCACGCGCATGGACACCGCCAACGCCCGGATGGATGTTGCCCAGCTCGTGACGCAGGAGCTGCGCATGCAGCTTCAGAGCGCGCTCAACGACGACAAGCTGCCGGACAAGGGCGCGACGCCCGTTTCCGCGACCGAGATCATGGCGCGGATGAAGCGCGTTTCGCAGAACTATCTCGGTGCCTTCGGCCGCCTCGTCAGCGAGACCGTGCCGCCGCTCGTGCGCCGCGTCGCCGAAATCCTCGACGGCTTCGGCCTGCTGGAGCGGCGGCTGATCACCGTCGACATGCTGCTCGTCAAGATCGACGTGCAATCGCCCATGGCGGCGATGATGAAGGCGCAAGGGTTGTCGCAGATCGTCCAGTTCCTTGAGCTGGTCGCGGCGCTGAAGGGCGATCCGCGCGCGATCGAACTGCTCGTCAAGCTCGACGATCTGCTGCGGGAATTCGCCAGCCGCATGGGCGTGCCGGCCGAATTCCTGATGACGAAGGAAGAGCAACAGGCGCTCGAAGCCAGGCTCGCCGAGGCCGCCGCCGCCATGGCCGCCGCCCAGGCGCAGGCGCAGGCCGGGCCGCCGCAACCCCAACCGGTGCCGCTATGA
- a CDS encoding tyrosine-type recombinase/integrase — MRLKGLASSTKKLADGTTRKYWYAWRGGPQIKGEPGSQEFMQSHADALAKRKAEVSAGDDLRALIREFEGSTDYPTSASSMKSYKTYLALIEGKYGTLPIKALKEAEIRGEFLRWRDTFKKTPRKADYVWTVLGKLMSFAVNRGYIKTNPCARAGRLAESGTRIDITWADDDLERLFSEAPWEVALVCFAALWTGQRQGDVLSWKRSNIQDGVLRFQQGKRQKGKPPKKIAMPVPAPLAEALKRAKKGEALCLNSRGEPWTGDGFRASLARVTEAAGIDGLRFHDMRGTFSSAAGDAGASEPEISAVTGHALPGRSALSTAYLKRSLVMATSCVRLVEEYKAGTIWFTALTKNPGPDAKKKSKPALQTVANQSGKCDSKSQQTPKKKRSETSDLGSVVGDVGLEPTTR; from the coding sequence GTGCGGCTTAAGGGGCTCGCCAGCTCGACGAAGAAGCTGGCGGACGGCACAACCCGCAAATACTGGTATGCATGGCGCGGCGGCCCCCAGATCAAGGGAGAGCCCGGCTCGCAGGAGTTCATGCAATCGCATGCCGACGCGCTCGCCAAGCGCAAGGCGGAGGTTTCGGCGGGTGACGACCTTCGGGCATTGATCCGCGAGTTCGAGGGCTCGACCGACTATCCGACGAGCGCCAGCTCCATGAAATCGTACAAGACCTATCTGGCGCTGATCGAGGGAAAGTACGGGACGCTGCCGATCAAGGCGTTGAAGGAAGCGGAGATCCGAGGCGAATTCCTGCGCTGGCGGGACACCTTCAAGAAAACCCCGCGCAAGGCGGATTACGTCTGGACGGTGCTCGGCAAGCTGATGAGCTTCGCGGTCAACCGTGGGTACATCAAGACGAACCCATGCGCCCGAGCCGGCCGGCTGGCCGAGTCGGGGACGCGTATCGACATCACATGGGCTGACGACGACCTGGAGCGGTTGTTCTCGGAAGCCCCGTGGGAGGTAGCGCTGGTGTGCTTCGCGGCCCTCTGGACCGGCCAGAGGCAGGGCGATGTACTCTCGTGGAAGCGCAGCAACATCCAGGATGGCGTTCTCCGGTTCCAGCAGGGCAAGCGCCAGAAAGGCAAGCCGCCGAAGAAGATCGCCATGCCCGTCCCCGCCCCGCTGGCGGAAGCGCTCAAGCGGGCGAAGAAGGGCGAAGCGCTATGCCTCAACTCGCGAGGCGAGCCGTGGACTGGGGACGGCTTCAGGGCCTCTCTGGCACGGGTGACGGAGGCGGCTGGAATCGACGGTCTGCGCTTCCACGACATGCGCGGCACGTTCAGCTCTGCCGCTGGCGATGCCGGGGCCTCAGAGCCGGAGATTTCGGCGGTGACCGGCCATGCCCTGCCCGGCCGTAGTGCACTGAGCACGGCCTATCTGAAGCGCTCTCTCGTCATGGCGACGAGCTGCGTCCGGTTGGTCGAGGAGTACAAGGCGGGGACGATCTGGTTCACGGCGTTGACCAAGAACCCCGGCCCCGACGCGAAGAAAAAAAGCAAACCGGCTCTGCAAACCGTTGCAAATCAGAGCGGGAAATGCGATTCTAAAAGCCAGCAGACGCCTAAGAAAAAGCGTTCTGAAACCAGCGACTTAGGTTCCGTGGTGGGTGATGTAGGGCTCGAACCTACGACCCGCTGA
- a CDS encoding helix-turn-helix domain-containing protein, which translates to MTGLLETASKLPGERPVAPATARATMAAIEAERVALRLSVEALARLAGMSTRSYQRYASGARVPAGADLRRLARALAGGDPQRERDGGLLRALAVRMLEELARRQAAPRPRNLAIYLAHVELGLPQRQIARLFGVSSNRIHVVVRQVEEQRDDGTATDKALLQLCSLLDAGADGFIGRAGA; encoded by the coding sequence ATGACCGGCCTGCTCGAAACCGCGAGCAAGCTGCCGGGCGAAAGGCCGGTGGCGCCCGCGACGGCCCGCGCCACCATGGCGGCGATCGAGGCGGAGCGGGTGGCGCTGCGTCTCTCGGTCGAGGCGCTGGCGCGGCTCGCCGGCATGAGCACGCGCAGTTACCAGCGCTACGCCTCGGGCGCGCGCGTGCCGGCCGGGGCGGATCTGCGCCGCCTCGCCCGCGCATTGGCCGGCGGAGATCCGCAGCGGGAGCGCGACGGCGGGCTGCTGCGGGCGCTCGCGGTCAGGATGCTGGAGGAGCTGGCGCGCCGGCAGGCGGCGCCGCGGCCGCGCAACCTCGCGATCTATCTGGCGCATGTCGAGCTAGGTCTGCCGCAGCGGCAGATCGCCAGGCTCTTCGGCGTGTCGAGCAACCGCATCCATGTCGTCGTGCGCCAGGTCGAAGAGCAGCGCGACGACGGCACCGCAACCGACAAGGCGCTGTTGCAGCTCTGCTCGCTGCTCGACGCAGGCGCCGACGGCTTCATCGGGAGGGCTGGCGCATGA
- a CDS encoding toprim domain-containing protein, with the protein MADVSIATIRSMLQARVDAVVRELVPGGIMRSGLYEAPNPTRGDRHAGSFKIYMRGATAGKFVDYAGVNAPFIAGGDRGDVIDLIAYVAYGSHDRAEARKKAIAWAKDFLGLAELSVAERERLTKLAHARKLAVAAKHQDEEERKRKRAFDLFMQARVGLAGTPADAYLLSREIDIRDIPTFNHQDIRFHPGLEYFQAAEWGEVGGRRVKLKPGPAFPAIVCGFRNRGGAVTGVHCTYLQHDGAGKADVPKAKLMLGTIAGSVVRVAHGRGNVPPEAVTEQGYPADLPETVLAEGLEDCTTLASAAPEARVWMTGSLGNLGNVYVDHPCVGDVIVARDNDWQSPQAVRQFEHGILLLEAHGKPISQMAAIAGKDFNDLWRF; encoded by the coding sequence ATGGCTGACGTCTCGATCGCCACCATCCGCTCCATGTTGCAGGCGCGCGTCGACGCCGTCGTGCGCGAGCTGGTGCCGGGCGGCATCATGCGCAGCGGGCTCTACGAAGCGCCGAACCCGACACGCGGCGACAGGCATGCCGGCTCGTTCAAGATCTACATGCGGGGCGCGACGGCCGGGAAATTCGTCGACTATGCCGGCGTCAACGCGCCCTTCATTGCCGGCGGCGACCGCGGCGACGTCATCGACCTGATCGCCTATGTCGCCTATGGCAGCCATGACCGGGCCGAGGCGCGCAAGAAAGCCATCGCCTGGGCCAAGGATTTCCTCGGCCTCGCCGAGCTTTCGGTTGCCGAGCGCGAGCGGCTGACGAAGCTGGCGCATGCCCGCAAGCTCGCGGTGGCGGCGAAGCATCAGGACGAGGAGGAGCGCAAGCGCAAGCGCGCCTTCGATCTGTTCATGCAGGCGCGCGTCGGTTTGGCCGGCACGCCGGCCGACGCCTATCTGCTCTCGCGCGAGATCGATATCCGCGACATCCCGACCTTCAACCATCAGGATATAAGGTTCCACCCGGGACTCGAGTATTTCCAGGCCGCCGAATGGGGCGAGGTCGGCGGGCGGCGCGTCAAGCTGAAGCCCGGCCCGGCCTTCCCGGCGATCGTCTGCGGCTTCCGCAACCGGGGCGGCGCGGTCACCGGCGTGCATTGCACCTATCTCCAGCATGACGGCGCCGGCAAGGCCGACGTGCCCAAGGCCAAGCTGATGCTCGGCACGATCGCCGGAAGCGTGGTGCGCGTTGCGCATGGCCGCGGCAACGTCCCGCCCGAGGCGGTGACGGAGCAGGGCTATCCCGCCGATCTGCCCGAGACGGTGCTCGCCGAGGGGCTGGAGGACTGCACGACGCTCGCCAGCGCGGCGCCGGAGGCGCGCGTCTGGATGACCGGCAGCCTCGGCAATCTCGGCAACGTCTATGTCGACCACCCCTGCGTCGGCGACGTGATCGTCGCCCGCGACAACGATTGGCAATCGCCCCAGGCGGTTCGCCAGTTCGAGCACGGAATCCTCCTGCTCGAAGCGCACGGCAAGCCGATCAGTCAGATGGCGGCGATCGCCGGCAAGGACTTCAACGACCTCTGGAGGTTTTGA
- a CDS encoding phage capsid protein produces MTSRAPAWFEQKYINGAIHVLQAKGYVLQGTTRAATSQKGNEVTWKIAGDGEATEMSDAIEDRPTLNAGRDTVKATMVDYEANEWIKTTDVEKMSENEQQVAQQTCGMALGRKFDRIILGAMDDEGGNIETIGSGTANIDLPDILEANTNIGDEGDSMEMQYFVALPVRQLGALLLRKGWSSADYVTDTPLLKKIGARRYLNMTFLPMPKKMFAVPSANQADGYMWAKDCVGFATPTDEKGLISAATRIDYVPTKKAYFAGNTMSAAARVLLVKGVKRLRVSTNTALTAGL; encoded by the coding sequence ATGACCTCTCGCGCACCTGCTTGGTTCGAGCAGAAGTACATCAACGGCGCCATCCACGTCCTTCAGGCGAAGGGCTATGTGCTGCAGGGCACCACTCGCGCCGCCACCAGCCAGAAAGGCAACGAGGTGACGTGGAAGATCGCCGGCGACGGCGAGGCCACCGAAATGTCGGACGCGATCGAGGACCGCCCGACCCTCAATGCCGGCCGCGACACCGTCAAGGCAACGATGGTGGATTACGAGGCCAACGAATGGATCAAGACGACCGACGTCGAGAAGATGTCCGAAAACGAACAGCAGGTCGCGCAGCAGACCTGCGGCATGGCGTTGGGCCGCAAGTTCGACCGCATCATCCTCGGCGCGATGGACGATGAAGGCGGCAACATCGAGACGATCGGCTCCGGCACGGCCAATATCGATCTGCCGGACATTCTCGAAGCCAATACCAATATCGGCGACGAGGGCGACAGCATGGAGATGCAGTATTTTGTCGCCCTGCCTGTCCGTCAGTTGGGCGCGCTGCTGCTGCGCAAGGGTTGGTCTTCCGCCGACTACGTGACGGATACGCCGTTGCTCAAGAAGATCGGCGCGCGCCGCTATCTGAACATGACCTTCCTGCCGATGCCCAAGAAGATGTTCGCGGTTCCGTCCGCGAACCAGGCCGACGGCTACATGTGGGCGAAGGACTGCGTCGGCTTCGCCACGCCGACCGACGAGAAGGGTCTGATCAGCGCGGCGACGCGCATCGACTATGTCCCGACCAAGAAAGCGTACTTCGCCGGCAACACCATGTCGGCGGCCGCCAGGGTTCTTCTGGTCAAGGGCGTGAAGCGGCTCCGGGTCTCGACCAATACGGCCCTGACTGCCGGCCTCTGA
- a CDS encoding Bro-N domain-containing protein — MSNITPFVFEDQLIRVVEIDGEPWFVAKDICAALGLAKHDTALERLDDDEKGSHSMGTLGGQQTVSIVSEAGAYRLTFTSRKPEAERFKRWLAHEVIPAIRRTGRYEVPGAPPPAAEGALAIGGEPLAVASYKLALVREARHLYGYARARALWEKLRLESVPGGPASADEEARACLAHLLSGKVRGGANLMLSEIEEALDGDIEARLSLLSCGIDAVPEIDGFTVASGAPHLMQIFADTQWRDRIYVRVLKRLPGARATGPQKFGEPMTRRGVFIPADNLDLGAAARRQVA, encoded by the coding sequence ATGTCGAACATCACCCCCTTCGTATTTGAGGACCAGCTTATCCGCGTCGTCGAAATCGACGGCGAGCCATGGTTTGTCGCGAAAGATATTTGCGCGGCACTCGGGCTCGCGAAGCATGACACCGCGCTTGAACGTCTGGACGATGACGAAAAGGGGTCCCACAGTATGGGGACCCTTGGCGGCCAGCAGACGGTTTCGATTGTTTCCGAGGCAGGCGCCTACCGCCTGACATTCACCTCCCGCAAGCCCGAGGCCGAGCGCTTCAAGCGCTGGCTCGCCCATGAGGTCATCCCCGCCATCCGCAGGACCGGGCGCTACGAGGTGCCCGGCGCCCCGCCGCCGGCGGCGGAGGGCGCGCTCGCGATCGGCGGCGAGCCATTGGCCGTCGCCTCCTACAAGCTCGCCCTGGTGCGCGAGGCCCGCCATCTCTATGGCTACGCGCGCGCCCGCGCGCTGTGGGAGAAGCTGCGGCTCGAGAGCGTGCCGGGCGGGCCGGCGAGCGCCGACGAGGAGGCGCGCGCCTGCCTCGCGCATCTGCTCTCCGGCAAGGTGCGCGGCGGCGCCAACCTGATGCTGTCGGAGATCGAGGAAGCGCTCGACGGCGACATCGAGGCGCGGCTGTCGCTGCTCTCCTGCGGCATCGACGCCGTGCCCGAGATCGACGGCTTCACCGTCGCCAGCGGCGCGCCGCACCTGATGCAGATCTTCGCCGACACGCAATGGCGCGACCGGATCTATGTGCGCGTGCTGAAACGGCTGCCGGGAGCGCGGGCGACGGGGCCGCAGAAATTCGGCGAGCCGATGACGCGCCGCGGCGTCTTCATCCCGGCCGATAATCTCGACCTGGGCGCGGCGGCGCGGCGGCAGGTCGCCTAG
- a CDS encoding helix-turn-helix domain-containing protein yields the protein MGISPRLMTKQEAAAYCAVTPSRFYQLVKAGTLPSAVPGTTRYDRVAIDRALDKHAGLTAEAELSPLQEWLAKDGNRAA from the coding sequence ATGGGCATCTCCCCTCGCCTGATGACGAAGCAGGAGGCGGCTGCGTACTGCGCCGTCACCCCTTCCCGCTTCTACCAGCTCGTGAAGGCCGGGACGCTGCCGAGCGCAGTACCTGGCACGACCCGATACGACCGCGTGGCGATAGACCGCGCTCTGGACAAGCACGCCGGCCTGACGGCAGAAGCCGAGCTTTCGCCGCTTCAGGAATGGTTGGCCAAGGATGGTAATCGTGCGGCTTAA
- a CDS encoding DUF2158 domain-containing protein, translating into MMGARRISVRLTDEEKWLIDLVRSAEPLPPPVSHAVRQLAAFSRGEVIPEIVEGDLSSARLFQIGDVVQLRSGGHLMSVIDVGPACGVDGEAVTVMWSADSDRRSGLAGPALPARSIPPACLKIVDPDIPF; encoded by the coding sequence ATGATGGGCGCCCGCCGCATATCCGTGCGCCTTACGGATGAAGAAAAGTGGCTCATCGATCTCGTTCGATCCGCCGAGCCACTTCCTCCGCCAGTCAGTCATGCGGTCAGGCAGCTGGCCGCCTTTAGTCGCGGTGAGGTAATCCCGGAGATCGTGGAGGGCGATCTCTCGTCCGCCCGGCTCTTCCAGATTGGCGACGTCGTGCAGCTTCGGAGCGGCGGACACCTGATGTCCGTCATCGACGTAGGCCCGGCCTGCGGCGTCGACGGCGAAGCGGTGACGGTCATGTGGTCCGCCGATAGCGATCGCCGCAGCGGGCTTGCCGGGCCGGCCCTACCTGCCCGGAGCATCCCTCCCGCCTGTCTGAAGATCGTCGATCCCGACATTCCGTTCTAG
- a CDS encoding MT-A70 family methyltransferase — MKELEFHPYANLFPLIEGPAFEDLVADIEANGIREPIVMFEGKILDGRNRYRAGRAAGVILDDMLPEGPNGFHYDPFRAFGGKHDGDPLAFVISANLHRRHLDETQRAMVASRLANLGHGGKRSGKVAPEQAANLPVAAEEPAPAPVTQAAAAKLLNVSERTVRSAKAVVEHGAPELVAKADAGAIAVSVAAELAKLPVDDQREVLRSADPGALYRVIKDQRDALTAQKKVKRAEKVKALATKQKALPAKKYGVIYADPEWDHETWSEAGKGRAAANHYPVSTTAVIKSRPVGEIAAPDGVLFLWVTVPHLAQGLDVMAAWGFAYKSSCVWEKVYPGKQQGMGYWFRVNHEILLVGTRGDIPAPALGTQWPSVIKAPVGEHSEKPEQFAELIEAYFGDLPKIELNARKARPGWDVWGLEAPEAEEPAAPAAKPARGRAKKSSAHDYEVEKARREARIKARLDVLPDDLDALIDAYRAAIDSYDFAMNALDRDEAKTHRETMDAIILKANGGGHFGSACNPRPMAVRAAGIAPLGTLPRWGESGHFIVEHRDIRAIVEIDHNGGTAIYALDFNRLFPSETGFHSLLGECREAGETMEAFGCRLIDAAIAYSEQSRGKTKALMLPEQAYRLQLGDGGHPIWRERGVWVDPDAPPLGLDLGLIEGLGVIRARWEQEDRAKYLGLKSKGGKRTCPESRHRNDKIIAVNGQMLTPVADFPTEGAYVVTDFKWVDGNRVEGWRFVDEAAFLDREPEPAPAPSDDDPADIPAFLQRDPDTADMFEEEGA, encoded by the coding sequence ATGAAAGAACTGGAATTCCACCCTTACGCCAACCTGTTCCCGCTGATCGAGGGGCCGGCTTTCGAGGATCTGGTCGCTGACATCGAGGCCAACGGCATCCGCGAGCCGATCGTGATGTTCGAGGGGAAGATTCTCGATGGGCGCAACCGCTATCGTGCTGGTCGGGCTGCCGGCGTCATTCTCGACGACATGCTGCCTGAAGGTCCGAATGGCTTTCACTATGATCCGTTTCGGGCCTTCGGCGGAAAACACGATGGCGATCCGCTCGCCTTCGTCATCTCCGCCAACCTCCACCGCCGCCATCTCGACGAGACGCAGCGGGCGATGGTGGCGTCGCGGCTCGCCAATCTCGGCCATGGCGGCAAGCGGTCCGGGAAGGTCGCGCCGGAGCAAGCGGCAAATTTGCCGGTTGCGGCCGAGGAGCCCGCGCCCGCCCCGGTGACGCAGGCCGCCGCGGCGAAGCTGCTCAACGTCTCGGAACGAACGGTGCGCAGCGCGAAGGCGGTCGTCGAGCACGGCGCGCCGGAGCTGGTGGCGAAGGCCGATGCCGGCGCGATCGCCGTCTCGGTCGCGGCGGAGCTGGCGAAGCTGCCGGTCGACGATCAGCGCGAGGTGCTGCGCAGCGCTGATCCGGGCGCGCTTTATCGCGTGATCAAGGATCAGCGCGACGCGCTGACGGCACAGAAGAAGGTGAAGCGCGCCGAGAAGGTGAAGGCGCTCGCGACGAAGCAGAAGGCCCTGCCCGCGAAGAAATACGGCGTGATCTATGCCGACCCGGAATGGGATCACGAGACATGGTCAGAGGCCGGGAAGGGCCGCGCGGCGGCCAACCATTATCCGGTGTCGACGACTGCAGTCATCAAGTCGCGGCCGGTCGGCGAGATCGCCGCGCCCGACGGCGTCCTCTTCCTGTGGGTGACTGTGCCGCATCTGGCGCAGGGGCTCGACGTCATGGCCGCCTGGGGCTTCGCCTACAAATCGAGCTGCGTGTGGGAGAAGGTCTATCCCGGAAAACAGCAGGGCATGGGCTACTGGTTCCGGGTCAATCACGAGATCCTGCTCGTCGGAACGCGCGGCGATATCCCGGCGCCGGCGCTGGGCACGCAATGGCCGTCCGTGATCAAGGCGCCGGTCGGCGAGCATAGCGAGAAGCCGGAACAATTCGCCGAACTGATCGAAGCCTATTTCGGCGACCTGCCCAAGATCGAGCTCAATGCCAGGAAGGCCCGCCCGGGCTGGGATGTGTGGGGGCTCGAGGCGCCGGAGGCGGAGGAGCCGGCCGCGCCGGCGGCGAAGCCCGCCAGGGGCAGGGCGAAGAAAAGCTCCGCCCATGATTATGAGGTCGAAAAGGCGCGGCGCGAGGCTCGCATCAAGGCGAGGCTGGATGTTCTGCCCGACGATCTCGACGCGCTGATCGACGCCTATCGCGCGGCGATCGACAGCTACGATTTCGCGATGAACGCCCTCGACCGCGACGAGGCCAAAACCCATCGCGAAACGATGGACGCGATCATCCTCAAAGCCAATGGCGGCGGGCATTTCGGCAGTGCCTGCAACCCGCGCCCCATGGCGGTTCGCGCCGCCGGCATCGCGCCGCTCGGCACGCTGCCGCGCTGGGGCGAAAGCGGGCATTTCATCGTCGAGCACCGCGATATCCGCGCGATCGTCGAGATTGATCATAATGGCGGCACGGCGATCTATGCGCTCGACTTCAACCGGCTGTTCCCGTCCGAAACGGGATTTCACAGCCTGCTCGGAGAGTGTCGCGAGGCCGGCGAAACGATGGAGGCTTTCGGCTGTCGGCTGATCGATGCCGCGATCGCCTATTCTGAGCAGTCGCGGGGTAAGACCAAGGCCCTGATGCTGCCGGAGCAGGCCTATCGCCTGCAGCTCGGCGACGGCGGGCATCCGATCTGGCGAGAACGTGGCGTGTGGGTCGACCCGGACGCGCCACCTCTGGGGCTCGACCTCGGCCTGATCGAAGGCCTCGGTGTCATCCGGGCGCGCTGGGAGCAGGAGGACCGGGCGAAGTATCTCGGCCTCAAGTCCAAGGGTGGCAAGCGGACCTGTCCCGAGAGCAGGCACCGCAACGACAAGATCATCGCCGTCAACGGCCAGATGCTGACGCCGGTCGCGGATTTCCCGACCGAGGGCGCCTATGTCGTGACCGATTTCAAATGGGTCGACGGCAATCGCGTCGAGGGCTGGCGCTTCGTCGACGAAGCCGCCTTCCTCGATCGCGAGCCGGAACCCGCGCCGGCGCCGTCCGATGACGATCCAGCCGATATCCCGGCCTTTCTCCAGCGCGATCCCGATACCGCCGACATGTTCGAAGAGGAGGGCGCGTGA
- a CDS encoding HNH endonuclease signature motif containing protein has product MIRRHISTTERTRIWKRFNGTCQMCFQLTGIRDVDFDHHIPLEIGGDDTEENLRPLCRPCHRLKTKGDVKDIARAKRREAAHRGLKAPSRRPLPGSKASPWKQKLSGEWVRR; this is encoded by the coding sequence GTGATCCGGCGCCACATCTCCACGACCGAGCGCACCCGCATCTGGAAGCGGTTCAACGGCACCTGTCAGATGTGCTTCCAGCTGACCGGCATTCGGGATGTCGACTTCGACCACCACATCCCGCTCGAAATCGGCGGCGATGATACCGAGGAAAACCTCCGGCCTCTTTGCCGGCCGTGCCACCGGCTGAAGACCAAGGGCGACGTGAAGGACATCGCGCGCGCCAAGCGCCGTGAGGCAGCACATCGCGGGCTCAAGGCTCCGTCGCGCCGCCCCCTGCCCGGCTCCAAGGCCTCTCCGTGGAAACAGAAGCTCTCTGGCGAATGGGTGAGACGATGA